The following nucleotide sequence is from Pseudomonas putida S13.1.2.
GCCGCCTCTGTGTGCTGTGATCATCTCGGTGTGGGGCTGGCGCGAGGTGTTCTATTTTTTCGCAGTGCCCGGCATTTTGCTCTCGATTGCCTGGTATTTCATGGTGGCAGACCATCCTTCCAAAAGCCGGTTCGTCAACCAGGGCGAGTTGGACTATATCCGTGATCCGGCACCCTGCGACCCATCGCAGGCAGGCAGTGCCAAGCGACCTGCTGCACGTAGCTTCAGGCGCCTGGATGCCTTCATTCGCCGCCGCGAAGTCCCGCTGCTGGAAACCCGGCGGCAGGTGTTCGGCTCGTGGCAGATCTGGGGCAGCGCGCTGAGTTATTGCTTCCAGCTGGGGGTGTCCAGCGTGCTGCTGGCGTGGATCCCTACTTATCTGATGACCGTCAAGGGCTTCACGGTGATGAACATGGGGCTGGTCTCGGCCGCGCCCTGGGTTGGCGCCGTGCTCGGCAACCTGCTCGGAGGCTACTGTTCGGACCGTTGGCTGGCAGGTCGGCGCAAGCCAGGGATGCTGCTGTCAGCGCTGGGTACCTCGGTGATGATGTACCTGCTGATCAATTCACCCGCAGACCCTCTGGCCTATGGCCTGCTGCTGATGGCCACGGGTGTGGTGCTGAGCTTCGGCTTCTCGTCCTACATGGTTTACCCCATGGCCCTGGCCAGTAAACAGACATTCCCGATTGCCAATGCCATCGTCAACATGATCGGCCAGCTGGGCGCTGCGGCCACGCCGTTTCTGACCGGTTTGCTGCTCGACAGCTACGGCTGGAGTTACGTGTTCTCCTACCTGGCGATCGGTTCGTTCCTCAGTTTCGTGTTGTTGTTGACCATTATCGAGCCGGTACCCAAAACCACCGCATCCTGAACCATACCGACGCTCATACCTGCCATTTATTAGCTTACCAAGGAGCCGCAGATGAACACCGAAGACAGAGAACTGATCGCCTTGTTCGAAGGCCTGGACACCCCGGGCGTGTCCGATGCGATGGACAAACTGGGCCTGCCGGGCCACTGCTTTGGCGTGATGCCGCTGGGCGACTACAAGCAGGTCGTAGTCGGCCCTGCGTTCACCGTCCGGTATGTTTGCGCCAGCGTGCCGCCTGGCACCGTAGGTGACTTTATCGAGGACGTAGGCGAAGGCGATGTGGTGGTGATCGACAATGACGGGCGCACAGACTGCACTGTCTGGGGCGACATCATGACCCAATATGCAGGCTCGCGAAAAATCGCCGCGACAGTGATCGACGGCGTC
It contains:
- a CDS encoding MFS transporter, which translates into the protein MSTAEIAHAKGRSSYRWIVAGMIFSIYTIAAADRANLGVALPFIRQEFEMSNAQAGGLMSLFLLAYALAQIPAGLAFSKFGVSRILPGAMIMTSVLTGLVGTAGSLVALKLYRLGLGLAEGPLPISMTTTINNWFPPREKGIASGIFLSAVKFGPVIVPPLCAVIISVWGWREVFYFFAVPGILLSIAWYFMVADHPSKSRFVNQGELDYIRDPAPCDPSQAGSAKRPAARSFRRLDAFIRRREVPLLETRRQVFGSWQIWGSALSYCFQLGVSSVLLAWIPTYLMTVKGFTVMNMGLVSAAPWVGAVLGNLLGGYCSDRWLAGRRKPGMLLSALGTSVMMYLLINSPADPLAYGLLLMATGVVLSFGFSSYMVYPMALASKQTFPIANAIVNMIGQLGAAATPFLTGLLLDSYGWSYVFSYLAIGSFLSFVLLLTIIEPVPKTTAS
- a CDS encoding RraA family protein, translated to MNTEDRELIALFEGLDTPGVSDAMDKLGLPGHCFGVMPLGDYKQVVVGPAFTVRYVCASVPPGTVGDFIEDVGEGDVVVIDNDGRTDCTVWGDIMTQYAGSRKIAATVIDGVCRDVNKALGDGYPLFTKGRFMRTGKDRVEVGAVNEPVSVGQARVCPRDIVVADANGVLVVPRGRARDVAQLARQIERVEADIRTAISQGKTLKQAREDLGYHTLQRKA